One Silene latifolia isolate original U9 population chromosome 4, ASM4854445v1, whole genome shotgun sequence DNA segment encodes these proteins:
- the LOC141652885 gene encoding stachyose synthase isoform X2 has protein sequence MAPPNEPDTPMTDNCMDKYFDLSKDGNFTVKGTRLLSQVPNNVSFTQFSSICNYSVSDAPFPLLHRVQSASHRGGFFGFQAVDASDTVINSLGKFTDISFLSIFRFKTWWSTQWTGKCGSDLQKETQWLLFDVPEIKSYVLIVPLIEGSFRSALHPGDDDHVMICVESGSTQVQESKFKAIAYVHVCDNPYNVMKEAFSAIRVHLNTFRLLEEKSTPALLDKFGWCTWDSFYLTVDPVGVWNGVNEFEKGGLSLRFLIIDDGWQSVNCDEDDPREDRKNLVLGGQQMTARLHRFDECEKFRNYKGGSLLKPTSPPYNPRKPKMVISKAIEIEHAEKDRKRAIQSGLNNVTEIDDRIEKLKLELEELMGKNVENMSNTSEGGELCGLKAFTKDLREKFKGLDDIWVWHALCGAWGGVRPGTTSLSSSIIPCKVSPGLAGTMDDLAVDKLVEGGIGLVHPDQAAQLFDSMHSYFSSAGITGVKVDVIQTLEYVSEQYGGRVELAKKYYDGLSRSLKKNFMGTNLLASMEQCNDFLFLGTKQVSIGRVGDDFWFQDPNGDPNGVYWLQGVHMIHCSYNSLWMGQIFHPDWDMFQSDHVCAKFHAASRAICGGPIYVSDSLGGHDFDLLKKLVYPDGTIPKCQHFALPARDVLFKNPLFDQESVLKIWNFNKYGGVIGVFNCQGAGWDGKERRIKGYKDCYKSMEASVHVNDIEWDQTLESIEMGDAEEYAVYLNQEASLVSMSSKSEPIKVTLDPSSFELFSFIPMQKLGHDQKFAPIGLINMFNNGGTIQGVVYEELRVKMKIKGGGSFLAYSTKPPKMCLVNGEVVEFEWCNELNKLVFDLPWIEEYGGVSDVIVQY, from the exons ATGGCACCTCCAAATGAACCAGATACTCCAATGACTGACAACTGTATGGACAAATATTTCGATTTGTCTAAGGATGGAAACTTTACTGTCAAAGGAACAAGATTGCTATCTCAAGTACCCAACAACGTCTCCTTCACACAATTCTCCTCCATATGCAACTACTCTGTCTCTGATGCTCCCTTTCCCTTACTTCACCGCGTTCAATCCGCCTCCCACAGAGGCGGGTTCTTCGGGTTCCAGGCCGTGGACGCTTCTGATACCGTGATCAACTCCTTAGGCAAGTTCACTGACATCAGTTTCCTCAGCATATTTAGGTTCAAAACATGGTGGTCTACTCAGTGGACAGGAAAATGTGGTTCTGACTTACAAAAGGAAACCCAATGGCTTCTTTTCGATGTCCCGGAAATTAAGTCATATGTTCTTATTGTTCCTTTAATTGAAGGGAGTTTCAGGTCTGCTCTTCACCCTGGAGATGATGACCATGTCATGATTTGTGTCGAAAGCGGGTCCACACAAGTTCAAGAATCAAAATTTAAGGCCATAGCTTATGTCCATGTTTGTGATAACCCTTACAATGTAATGAAAGAAGCTTTCAGCGCGATTCGTGTGCATCTTAACACATTTAGGCTCCTAGAGGAAAAAAGCACACCTGCCCTCTTGGATAAATTTGGGTGGTGTACTTGGGATTCGTTTTATTTGACGGTTGATCCAGTCGGTGTATGGAATGGAGTTAATGAGTTTGAAAAGGGTGGACTGTCACTTAGGTTTCTTATCATTGATGATGGTTGGCAAAGTGTTAATTGTGACGAGGATGATCCGCGTGAGGATAGGAAGAACCTTGTTCTTGGTGGACAGCAGATGACAGCAAGACTTCATAGGTTTGATGAATGTGAAAAGTTTAGAAATTACAAAGGCGGGTCATTGTTAAAGCCGACTTCTCCACCATACAACCCTAGGAAGCCGAAAATGGTCATCTCTAAGGCTATTGAAATCGAGCATGCAGAGAAGGATCGAAAAAGAGCAATTCAATCTGGTTTAAATAATGTGACTGAAATTGATGACAGGATTGAGAAGTTGAAGTTGGAGTTGGAAGAGTTGATGGGGAAAAATGTCGAAAATATGAGCAACACAAGTGAAGGTGGCGAATTATGTGGTTTGAAAGCTTTCACAAAGGATCTTAGGGAAAAGTTTAAAGGTTTGGATGATATATGGGTGTGGCATGCCCTTTGTGGAGCATGGGGCGGAGTTAGGCCCGGAACAACCAGTCTCAGTTCAAGTATTATACCATGCAAGGTGTCACCTGGTCTTGCTGGTACAATGGATGATCTTGCTGTAGATAAACTTGTTGAAGGCGGGATCGGATTAGTACATCCTGATCAAGCTGCTCAACTCTTTGATTCTATGCACTCATACTTTTCTAGTGCAGGAATTACTGGTGTTAAAGTTGATGTCATACAA ACACTGGAGTATGTATCGGAACAATATGGAGGCAGGGTAGAGCTTGCAAAGAAATATTATGATGGACTGTCCAGATCCCTAAAGAAAAATTTCATGGGTACTAACCTTCTAGCAAGCATGGAGCAATGCAATGACTTTCTGTTTCTCGGAACCAAACAAGTATCCATAGGAAGAGTTG GTGATGATTTTTGGTTCCAAGACCCGAATGGGGACCCAAATGGAGTGTATTGGCTACAAGGAGTCCATATGATTCATTGTTCATATAACAGCTTGTGGATGGGCCAGATTTTCCACCCTGACTGGGACATGTTTCAGAGTGATCATGTATGTGCCAAGTTCCATGCTGCATCCCGAGCCATCTGTGGCGGGCCCATCTATGTCAGCGATTCCCTTGGGGGACATGATTTTGATCTCTTGAAGAAACTGGTGTACCCTGATGGAACTATTCCGAAATGTCAGCATTTTGCCTTACCAGCCAGGGATGTTCTCTTCAAAAACCCTCTCTTTGACCAGGAATCCGTCCTAAAGATATGGAACTTTAACAAG TATGGCGGTGTGATCGGAGTATTTAATTGCCAAGGAGCAGGGTGGGATGGGAAGGAGAGAAGGATTAAAGGGTACAAAGACTGTTACAAGAGCATGGAAGCATCGGTTCATGTAAACGACATAGAGTGGGATCAAACCTTAGAAAGCATTGAAATGGGTGATGCTGAAGAATACGCTGTCTATCTGAACCAAGAAGCCTCACTTGTCTCGATGTCATCAAAATCCGAACCAATCAAGGTGACCCTTGATCCTTCCTCATTCGAGCTCTTCAGCTTCATCCCAATGCAGAAGCTAGGGCACGATCAGAAGTTTGCTCCAATCGGTCTAATCAACATGTTTAATAATGGAGGAACTATCCAAGGTGTCGTGTATGAGGAGTTGAGAGTCAAGATGAAGATTAAAGGAGGGGGGAGCTTCTTAGCATACTCGACCAAGCCGCCTAAGATGTGCCTGGTGAATGGTGAAGTTGTGGAATTTGAGTGGTGTAATGAACTGAACAAGTTGGTTTTTGATCTGCCTTGGATTGAAGAGTATGGCGGTGTTTCTGATGTCATTGTTCAATACTAA
- the LOC141652905 gene encoding protein AGENET DOMAIN (AGD)-CONTAINING P1-like — MAREKTKEDSEMFKKGVAVEVSSEDEGLRGSWYTATVIRNQTQTHNKILVEYHNLVADEQGSKKLQELVDPILIRPIPPCSQGPNPPVYRVMDDVDAFHHDGWWEGVVTRVLVDNRNSPKYSVFFRCSREQIDFSTNDLRLHREWLGGNRWNPSPSPSPSTRTRAAPSSGGRTSRR; from the exons atgGCGAGAGAAAAAACCAAAGAAGACTCAGAAATGTTCAAGAAAGGAGTGGCCGTAGAAGTAAGCTCAGAAGACGAAGGACTCCGAGGTTCATGGTACACCGCAACCGTAATCCGAAACCAAACCCAAACCCACAACAAAATACTCGTTGAATACCACAATCTTGTTGCTGATGAACAAGGTTCCAAGAAACTTCAGGAGTTAGTGGACCCTATCTTGATCCGACCCATTCCGCCTTGTTCACAAGGTCCGAACCCGCCTGTGTATCGGGTTATGGATGATGTTGATGCTTTTCATCATGATGGTTGGTGGGAAGGTGTTGTTACTCGTGTGTTGGTTGATAATAGAAATTCTCCCAAATATTCTGTGTTTTTTCGGTGTTCTCGTGAACAGATTGATTTTTCGACGAATGATTTGCGTCTTCATCGTGAATGGCTTGGTGGTAATCGATGGaatccttctccttctccttctccgtCTACTAGAACTAGAGCTGCACCCTCTTCAG GTGGCAGGACATCCAGAAGATGA
- the LOC141651040 gene encoding pentatricopeptide repeat-containing protein At5g08510-like: protein MWLRKSHQGLKPMRITRQFSGISSATLNQMMRSSGGLTHLRHLFDEFPTSRNLVSWNILIAGYVRHGCIPTALHLFDEMRHRDIVTWNTLFSAFQNKQDYHSTFQYYRLLQSSGFRPNHYTFSIVITSFLVSSVDIILPQIHAQIVSLGYSSNAFVGSALIRGYTKLGDHSALCCVFRDILEKSVPVWNAFILGLMDLGLTLEAHRAFNRMPRRNVVSWTILIDGFLKNDQFQKARYIFDKMDEKNIISWTAMISGYVRLGKYFNALELFPVMIRSGTRPNQHTFSSILAACAKHSELLIGEQLHTSILKYGITDEIVVLTALVGMYAKCGNIDAAHRIFKTLPEKTLPSWNTIIGGFAMHGLARRAVNAFEEMTSGGIRPDQTTFVHVLSACGHGGEVLEGERIFVSMEKTYGIPAEKEHYACMVDLYGRAGLLDKALSFIKGMPLQADVVVWGALLGSCAVHSDSEFSSNAVEAVLKLENDNPAVYSLLSKIYGEKGVWSSVTYLKNKMKENNIKIHKAGSWIG from the coding sequence atgtggttgaggaaatccCACCAAGGATTGAAGCCGATGAGGATTACCCGCCAATTCTCGGGAATCTCATCGGCTACTTTAAATCAGATGATGAGGTCATCGGGTGGCCTTACCCATCTCCGTCACCTCTTTGATGAATTCCCGACCTCTCGCAATCTCGTCTCTTGGAATATCCTCATTGCTGGGTATGTCCGACACGGTTGTATTCCCACTGCCCTCCACCTGTTTGATGAAATGCGCCACAGAGATATTGTCACTTGGAATACCTTGTTCTCTGCTTTCCAAAACAAGCAGGACTACCACTCCACCTTCCAATATTACCGTCTTTTACAGTCGTCTGGTTTCCGCCCTAATCACTACACTTTCTCCATCGTCATCACCTCCTTTTTAGTTTCTTCTGTCGATATTATCCTCCCTCAGATTCATGCTCAGATTGTTTCTCTTGGTTATAGTTCTAATGCTTTTGTCGGGTCAGCTTTGATTAGAGGATACACAAAATTGGGGGATCATTCTGCGTTATGCTGCGTGTTTCGTGATATATTAGAAAAGAGTGTTCCTGTCTGGAATGCCTTCATTTTGGGTCTTATGGATTTAGGTCTCACCCTTGAAGCTCACAGAGCATTCAATCGGATGCCTCGGAGAAATGTCGTCTCTTGGACTATATTGATTGACGGGTTTTTGAAAAATGACCAGTTTCAGAAGGCTCGTTATATTTTCGATAAGATGGATGAAAAGAATATAATTTCCTGGACTGCAATGATCTCTGGCTATGTGCGACTAGGAAAGTATTTTAACGCTTTGGAGTTGTTCCCTGTGATGATAAGATCAGGGACTCGGCCAAATCAGCACACGTTTTCAAGCATTTTAGCAGCTTGTGCTAAGCATTCGGAACTTCTTATAGGGGAGCAACTCCATACGAGCATTCTCAAGTACGGTATAACTGATGAAATTGTAGTTTTAACTGCCCTTGTCGGCATGTATGCCAAATGTGGAAACATTGACGCTGCACATCGTATATTTAAAACACTGCCTGAAAAAACTCTGCCGTCATGGAACACAATTATAGGTGGTTTTGCAATGCATGGGCTCGCTAGAAGAGCTGTGAACGCATTTGAGGAAATGACTAGTGGTGGTATAAGGCCTGATCAAACGACCTTTGTCCATGTTTTATCCGCTTGTGGGCATGGAGGTGAAGTTTTAGAAGGTGAAAGGATCTTTGTAAGCATGGAGAAAACTTACGGCATACCTGCAGAAAAAGAGCATTATGCTTGCATGGTCGATCTATACGGAAGAGCGGGTCTTTTAGACAAGGCACTGAGCTTTATTAAAGGCATGCCATTACAGGCAGACGTCGTGGTATGGGGCGCGTTGCTTGGGTCATGTGCCGTGCATTCAGATTCAGAATTCAGCAGTAATGCTGTAGAAGCAGTCCTCAAATTAGAAAATGATAACCCTGCTGTTTATTCACTGCTGTCAAAAATCTATGGTGAAAAAGGAGTTTGGAGTTCTGTGACATACCTAAAAAATAAGATGAAAGAAAATAACATAAAAATTCATAAAGCTGGCAGCTGGATTGGTTAA
- the LOC141652885 gene encoding stachyose synthase isoform X1 — protein MPQFPLTKYTPMTDNCMDKYFDLSKDGNFTVKGTRLLSQVPNNVSFTQFSSICNYSVSDAPFPLLHRVQSASHRGGFFGFQAVDASDTVINSLGKFTDISFLSIFRFKTWWSTQWTGKCGSDLQKETQWLLFDVPEIKSYVLIVPLIEGSFRSALHPGDDDHVMICVESGSTQVQESKFKAIAYVHVCDNPYNVMKEAFSAIRVHLNTFRLLEEKSTPALLDKFGWCTWDSFYLTVDPVGVWNGVNEFEKGGLSLRFLIIDDGWQSVNCDEDDPREDRKNLVLGGQQMTARLHRFDECEKFRNYKGGSLLKPTSPPYNPRKPKMVISKAIEIEHAEKDRKRAIQSGLNNVTEIDDRIEKLKLELEELMGKNVENMSNTSEGGELCGLKAFTKDLREKFKGLDDIWVWHALCGAWGGVRPGTTSLSSSIIPCKVSPGLAGTMDDLAVDKLVEGGIGLVHPDQAAQLFDSMHSYFSSAGITGVKVDVIQTLEYVSEQYGGRVELAKKYYDGLSRSLKKNFMGTNLLASMEQCNDFLFLGTKQVSIGRVGDDFWFQDPNGDPNGVYWLQGVHMIHCSYNSLWMGQIFHPDWDMFQSDHVCAKFHAASRAICGGPIYVSDSLGGHDFDLLKKLVYPDGTIPKCQHFALPARDVLFKNPLFDQESVLKIWNFNKYGGVIGVFNCQGAGWDGKERRIKGYKDCYKSMEASVHVNDIEWDQTLESIEMGDAEEYAVYLNQEASLVSMSSKSEPIKVTLDPSSFELFSFIPMQKLGHDQKFAPIGLINMFNNGGTIQGVVYEELRVKMKIKGGGSFLAYSTKPPKMCLVNGEVVEFEWCNELNKLVFDLPWIEEYGGVSDVIVQY, from the exons ATGCCACAGTTTCCATTAACAAAGT ATACTCCAATGACTGACAACTGTATGGACAAATATTTCGATTTGTCTAAGGATGGAAACTTTACTGTCAAAGGAACAAGATTGCTATCTCAAGTACCCAACAACGTCTCCTTCACACAATTCTCCTCCATATGCAACTACTCTGTCTCTGATGCTCCCTTTCCCTTACTTCACCGCGTTCAATCCGCCTCCCACAGAGGCGGGTTCTTCGGGTTCCAGGCCGTGGACGCTTCTGATACCGTGATCAACTCCTTAGGCAAGTTCACTGACATCAGTTTCCTCAGCATATTTAGGTTCAAAACATGGTGGTCTACTCAGTGGACAGGAAAATGTGGTTCTGACTTACAAAAGGAAACCCAATGGCTTCTTTTCGATGTCCCGGAAATTAAGTCATATGTTCTTATTGTTCCTTTAATTGAAGGGAGTTTCAGGTCTGCTCTTCACCCTGGAGATGATGACCATGTCATGATTTGTGTCGAAAGCGGGTCCACACAAGTTCAAGAATCAAAATTTAAGGCCATAGCTTATGTCCATGTTTGTGATAACCCTTACAATGTAATGAAAGAAGCTTTCAGCGCGATTCGTGTGCATCTTAACACATTTAGGCTCCTAGAGGAAAAAAGCACACCTGCCCTCTTGGATAAATTTGGGTGGTGTACTTGGGATTCGTTTTATTTGACGGTTGATCCAGTCGGTGTATGGAATGGAGTTAATGAGTTTGAAAAGGGTGGACTGTCACTTAGGTTTCTTATCATTGATGATGGTTGGCAAAGTGTTAATTGTGACGAGGATGATCCGCGTGAGGATAGGAAGAACCTTGTTCTTGGTGGACAGCAGATGACAGCAAGACTTCATAGGTTTGATGAATGTGAAAAGTTTAGAAATTACAAAGGCGGGTCATTGTTAAAGCCGACTTCTCCACCATACAACCCTAGGAAGCCGAAAATGGTCATCTCTAAGGCTATTGAAATCGAGCATGCAGAGAAGGATCGAAAAAGAGCAATTCAATCTGGTTTAAATAATGTGACTGAAATTGATGACAGGATTGAGAAGTTGAAGTTGGAGTTGGAAGAGTTGATGGGGAAAAATGTCGAAAATATGAGCAACACAAGTGAAGGTGGCGAATTATGTGGTTTGAAAGCTTTCACAAAGGATCTTAGGGAAAAGTTTAAAGGTTTGGATGATATATGGGTGTGGCATGCCCTTTGTGGAGCATGGGGCGGAGTTAGGCCCGGAACAACCAGTCTCAGTTCAAGTATTATACCATGCAAGGTGTCACCTGGTCTTGCTGGTACAATGGATGATCTTGCTGTAGATAAACTTGTTGAAGGCGGGATCGGATTAGTACATCCTGATCAAGCTGCTCAACTCTTTGATTCTATGCACTCATACTTTTCTAGTGCAGGAATTACTGGTGTTAAAGTTGATGTCATACAA ACACTGGAGTATGTATCGGAACAATATGGAGGCAGGGTAGAGCTTGCAAAGAAATATTATGATGGACTGTCCAGATCCCTAAAGAAAAATTTCATGGGTACTAACCTTCTAGCAAGCATGGAGCAATGCAATGACTTTCTGTTTCTCGGAACCAAACAAGTATCCATAGGAAGAGTTG GTGATGATTTTTGGTTCCAAGACCCGAATGGGGACCCAAATGGAGTGTATTGGCTACAAGGAGTCCATATGATTCATTGTTCATATAACAGCTTGTGGATGGGCCAGATTTTCCACCCTGACTGGGACATGTTTCAGAGTGATCATGTATGTGCCAAGTTCCATGCTGCATCCCGAGCCATCTGTGGCGGGCCCATCTATGTCAGCGATTCCCTTGGGGGACATGATTTTGATCTCTTGAAGAAACTGGTGTACCCTGATGGAACTATTCCGAAATGTCAGCATTTTGCCTTACCAGCCAGGGATGTTCTCTTCAAAAACCCTCTCTTTGACCAGGAATCCGTCCTAAAGATATGGAACTTTAACAAG TATGGCGGTGTGATCGGAGTATTTAATTGCCAAGGAGCAGGGTGGGATGGGAAGGAGAGAAGGATTAAAGGGTACAAAGACTGTTACAAGAGCATGGAAGCATCGGTTCATGTAAACGACATAGAGTGGGATCAAACCTTAGAAAGCATTGAAATGGGTGATGCTGAAGAATACGCTGTCTATCTGAACCAAGAAGCCTCACTTGTCTCGATGTCATCAAAATCCGAACCAATCAAGGTGACCCTTGATCCTTCCTCATTCGAGCTCTTCAGCTTCATCCCAATGCAGAAGCTAGGGCACGATCAGAAGTTTGCTCCAATCGGTCTAATCAACATGTTTAATAATGGAGGAACTATCCAAGGTGTCGTGTATGAGGAGTTGAGAGTCAAGATGAAGATTAAAGGAGGGGGGAGCTTCTTAGCATACTCGACCAAGCCGCCTAAGATGTGCCTGGTGAATGGTGAAGTTGTGGAATTTGAGTGGTGTAATGAACTGAACAAGTTGGTTTTTGATCTGCCTTGGATTGAAGAGTATGGCGGTGTTTCTGATGTCATTGTTCAATACTAA